A stretch of DNA from Ciona intestinalis chromosome 8, KH, whole genome shotgun sequence:
CaattttatatacattatcaAACCCATGAAAAATGGCATTCCAACCCTATTAACGCCTCACGTGGTTGTGTTGTTGTTAACCGTAGCACACCGCTTGTTTGTTCTGTGCCTACTAGATTACATACAGTTAGTAATTTGGCCAGTTACTTAAAGTGGACGTAAAGTTTAATCATTATGAGATCTTAAATATTATTCTTGTTtcgtaaattaaatttaaaatcacatgAATGTGTTTTTCACAAGTTAAcagttaatttattatttttgtcagAAATCGTTTTTGCAACATGAGTTCGCGTGATGACGTTGACTGTCGGGTATATGTTGGTAATCTCCCACCTGATGTAAGAGAAAAAGACGTGGAAGacttattttacaaatatggtTCTATCCGCCatgttaatttgaaaaatCGCAGAGGTCCACCATTTGCATTTGTTGAATTTGAAGATAGAAGGTACGGCATATGGTGTtttgatgtttattttatgtttctgcacaaatggttttaaaacaaggtaacatttttgtaagtgttgtaaataaaatctttGGCTTACTTTTAAAGTAAGAGATAACTCATAAACTAGCACAAAGTGTATTAAAACATGGGTCATAATATTAACCACTATCATTTCTgatcacgcgaggataaagcaagctatATACATCCGATACTTACatgtaggctatatatattatcattttaaGGGATGCGGAAGATTCAGTTCACGGTAGAAATGGTTACAACTTTGATGGATACAAACTTCGAGTTGAACATCCTCGTGGAAATGGTCCTTCCCAACGGCCGGCATATGGAATGTCAAGTTTCAGAGCAAGAGGGGGGCCGCCTTCACGAAGAACGGATTTTAGAGTTATGGTGTCTGGTAAATAAGTTCCTTAAAAATACCTATATGCCTTATCACGTATttagctgttttttttctgtatgaaaTTTgttcttaaacattttatttatgttgtgATTTCTTGGTTACTAGTGCCATGTAAGTGATCTCACAATCCATTCCTTTTGTAGGGCTTCCTCCAACTGGCAGTTGGCAGGATTTAAAAGATCACATGAGAGAAGCTGGTGATGTGTGTTATGCTGATGTTTATCGTGATGGAACTGGAGTTGTTGAGTTTGTCAACCGAGATGACATGCAATTTGCTGTCAAGCATCTGGATGACACGAAGTTTCGTTCTCATGAGGTTGGTGTCTTTAGTTTGacgtattgtttttttaaattaagtaaacacAGCCAATAATTTTAAGTAATAGCCtgcaaaatctttttttacattaagtaATAGCATgctaaaacaaacttataaatatgtaattaaataaaattttgttcaacAAGGGTGAAACTGCTTATATCCGAGTAAAGATAGATGGGTCACAGTCTCCTAGACGATTAAGGTCTCGCAGTCGTGATCGTGAGCGTCGTAGGTCTCCATCCTATTCGCCAAGATATCGGTCTCGTTCTCGGTCAATTTCACCACAACGTCGTTCATATTCCAATTCTCCTCGCAGATCTCGTTCGCGTTGAAGTAGCTCGCCATTCTGTTAGAGGTCAAGTTTTTGCAACAGGAACTTTCTAATTTGGTTCTGCCAGATTTGAATTCAAATTACTTTCTAAACTTTAGAATTGCTAATAGTCTGTCACATGCTTACTTCTGTAAGCTCGGTTTTTTTTAGACTGCTAATTGCATTTACAAACTCTTTAAACTGCAGTTTGCTTGGACTAGGATAACTGAGGAGGTTCTGGTATAAATGGAAATGAAAACGCACTAAAATGGAGACTAACAGGACTGGAAAATAAGGAATCTAAACTAAACTAGGTACTTCAAAAGTACAACTAATCATACATTTTTCACCCTGTAAAAACGAGTTCTGCCTATCTGTAGTTCCCAACGTGCTTGTTATGAAGTGTATGTATTGTGAAACCTTGTATGTGATCTGATTATGTCAATGTTACTTTTTGTCACTAGCTTGTACCAAATTTGCATTCGTAGCTGCCCAAGTACCTTTGGAGTGTTTTTCAGACCTAACTCTATTATGCATTTTTGCCCATAGATAACTATGGATATGGAGCTAGTGCGATCTATAACTAAGGACAGGATTTTATGGATAAATGGAAACTAACTTTAGGAGTTCGCAGGATTGGAATTGGAGTTAGCCTGGATATTTAAgcctagttttagtttttaaaaaattactttggATAAGTTTACAGGTAGGTATATCATAAACGATGCATCTTTCAAGCTGAAGTGAACTGCCATCCCAATAAACCAGTTGTTGTGTAGTTTTTGCTGTGAAATCTATCTGACAATTATGCATACATAAGAGGTTGATTTTAATGTTGCTATTAGACCACTACAgcagaaaatttaaactacTAAAAGACAATTGTTAAATTGAAGATGCCGaattaggttttatttaaattaatctatataaaatatgaagaaTCTCAAAAACAAGCATAAATTgtaaacagtttaatataacaatgttattcttaggtaaaattaaaagagTCAACAAGCATTGCTAATGTGGAGATAATTCTAGGAGAAAGcagttaaacaaaatgttgaaacTCTGTGGAAACACTTAAAGCATACTTgcataattaataaaaaatgtaagattGAGAGTAAAATGATTTGAAGAAAggaattaaaatcaaaatgagCATgagaattaaaattaaagagGCATTAGTTATACAAAAACATCTTATCACCAACAGCAATTGCACTTTCTGTACACTCACAGTACAGATAAATACCAAAATGATTTCTGCGTTTTTGTTGCTTGTTGGCATAGTGAGGAGGAGGTAGTGTACCTAAAGTTCGCAATGGCTCCAAACCCTTTTCTCCAGTTTTGTGGTCAACACACACCATACTACACCTGCTGCTTAAGCCACAAAACTTAAAGTTGACCATTTCTAGCTTGTTCTTGAGCACTAAACCTGACCAGGACTCTTCCTCAAAAGGCTTGCAACCTGCCACAAGTAAATTGCATCTAAAACGACTAACAATTTCATCAAATGCAAGTAAATCGCTGTTGAATTGCTCTTGTGATTTCTTCATTTGCCTTTGAAGATGTTCAACGGATTCTCTTGTCAGCAGTAAATATTGTGCTTCATTTGTAAGTGTAATACTTTGCAAATTAGAGAAGCCATTTTCATCATGTATTGCTTTGTTAACTTTAGAAAACCGAGGATCattgttcttttttatcaaatgaGATTTGTAACCCAAGAAATCAGTGAGCCAGGTCATTACTTTTTGGCCACAGTCATTACCTAATACCCTGCAAAAACACTATTGTTTGACATACATAAAGCATAGTTACAATGATATCTCCGACTTGGTGAGACAACAATAAATTAACTAGAATTTAATGAGcattaattgattttaaaatagaagtttttgtttttcacaCTGTACATGTAAAATACTGCATTGTATCTTTAACAGTCggataaattaaaactgacaAAGAAAAAAGATAACTATTGAGGTAATAAATAAGGTAATTTGATAGAGGATCTATTACAGACACCAtgtaataaatagtttaatcCAACCAATCATAGCTTACCTATCTCCGCAAACTTTACTTTGACAAGCATTCACCTTTAACATATTTTGCTCACAGTCCATGAAATCCAATGAGACAGTTACCGAGCCATGACCATCAGCTctaacaaataacaattaataacattaaaatttggGTTTTAGCCATATTTATAGGaatcaaatatatttgtataccGCTcggattaaataaataatcttAATGTTTTCTCGAGCGTCAGGGCAATGACagccattataatacattaacTTTCCAAAAGTTGCAGACTTGCGgctcattttattaaacttactcTAAAGTCAAAGTTTGGGCCTTTAAATCTAATGTAGGTTGAATAAGTGCAAGCATGTTCTCCCGCTTTAAAGTCAAACAAACtccaaaattatttacaatcaTCCACATTCTATCATACATAAGGCCAGTGCTGCATAGTTCCCATTGTTTTACCTGTAAtatcatttaaatttgtataaaataaaggaaaatattttttctttttaatatatggctgacaattgagacaacccattagtgaccactgggttgaagcaaccGTCGTTGggtgtcttgctcaagaacaTACATggacaatggtggcagcattgaGACTTAAACTTACAACCTCTTAAAAAAGGCAAGGCACTGGGCTGGATAGGTATAAAGATTGTACAAACACTGTTACGCAAATTTTATCTTATTTGcattgtttactgattaactTAGTGCGGAAGCTCCTGGTTTAACCTCTACCTGCATGACACAAAACtagcaaaataaaaactttaaaacaatatttgcaTTTCATGACGTACCTCAATTGCTCGGCAAGATTTAATCGGATATACAAATATCTTCTCTAAGCTTAGTGAACGTTGGCTTGCTTTTATGGTAGAGGATGCATCATAAAATATGTCACCATTGGAAATTGCAGAGGTAATAGTTTCCTaggaaaatattgaaaactttaaaaacatttatttgtgAGTCTAAAACATTATAGGTGTGTACTATTacactaaacaataaaaaatccgatatacattataaaaaatgtgtagTTACACGAGTAATACCTGAACAAAAGATTCTTTAATGAATTGCAGAAGTGAATTGATATCTGCCATTGTTGACATGTAACCTACAGAAGCACGTATTGCACCAATTGGTTGGTTATCAATAATATCAATGTGGTCTCCACATGTTCGGCCACCCTGAAAAATACAgatgtacagttttaaaaaaataacagtaaaCATATATCTATGTGAATGTGTTTTTTACATagacagtactatatattatactattaTATGGCCGAGTTTCCACTCTTTAAAGctgaaaaatactttaaataaaaatatcgaAGTGAGTGGTTTATAGCTAAGGGTTAGAGACCACATGGGTTAGAGGAAAGGTGTCTGGATTTTTAATTGAGATTGGACCAGCAAGGAATGGAAAACAGTAAAAAGTTCagtaaaaaaagttcaaatttgacaatgttttatgaaaatgggaagactttaaataaatgtttgacTACTAACCAAGATATCTGTATGATAAGCAATACGCTGTGTAATTAAAtccttttttgtaaatttacctcaaaaatatgtttcacaTTTTCAGGCTCAAGATTCAATAACCTGACACACGCTCCTGTGTTACAAAAACAACCAGATCTTAAGTGGATATTTCGTGAAGCAGCTAGTTGAAGCACGTGATTAAAACCAACgaaactgtaaaataaacaaaggtGGCCACTTTAAACTGTGATGTTCGGTGCTTGAAAAATATGGGCCAGCAATAGTTAGTTAGAATATTCTGTGAAAGTTTGCCTACCCACACTGTAGAAATTTTGGgcaaaacttatttaacattgtcttatattatttaatcat
This window harbors:
- the LOC100182548 gene encoding molybdenum cofactor sulfurase-like, translating into MSSTSCKELQYRDNLEGIIEKEFSRLQGLTYLDHTGATLYAKSQIEAYTHDLQSNVYGNPHSGNPSSELMLDTVHQVRNTVLAHFNVSCEEYDIVFTHGATGAIKILAENFKWTSGAYSIYSNTYWFILFSWFIFFLKELSYVLFLLIVQSGKSAFNLKNYAPVKVKSMSQLGDSNGSVRTGNLFAYPAQSNFSGCKYPLSWIHDVKNHGLDNINSHANENWYVLLDAAAFVPCSKLDLKENPADFVCLSFYKMFGFPTGLGCLLVRKTTEDMLLKKGYFGGGTAAGYLATSDYFKPRVNLHQRLEDGSIPFLEILALQHGFNILNKIDHSMKVIQSHTFSLINRLYNELIALQHSNDAPVVKVYSHTDYSESNLQGGILTFNIQRADGSFVGFNHVLQLAASRNIHLRSGCFCNTGACVRLLNLEPENVKHIFEGGRTCGDHIDIIDNQPIGAIRASVGYMSTMADINSLLQFIKESFVQETITSAISNGDIFYDASSTIKASQRSLSLEKIFVYPIKSCRAIEVKQWELCSTGLMYDRMWMIVNNFGVCLTLKRENMLALIQPTLDLKAQTLTLEADGHGSVTVSLDFMDCEQNMLKVNACQSKVCGDRVLGNDCGQKVMTWLTDFLGYKSHLIKKNNDPRFSKVNKAIHDENGFSNLQSITLTNEAQYLLLTRESVEHLQRQMKKSQEQFNSDLLAFDEIVSRFRCNLLVAGCKPFEEESWSGLVLKNKLEMVNFKFCGLSSRCSMVCVDHKTGEKGLEPLRTLGTLPPPHYANKQQKRRNHFGIYLYCECTESAIAVGDKMFLYN
- the LOC100176319 gene encoding serine/arginine-rich splicing factor 1B isoform X1, with protein sequence MKNGIPTLLTPHVVVLLLTVAHRLFVLCLLDYIQNRFCNMSSRDDVDCRVYVGNLPPDVREKDVEDLFYKYGSIRHVNLKNRRGPPFAFVEFEDRRDAEDSVHGRNGYNFDGYKLRVEHPRGNGPSQRPAYGMSSFRARGGPPSRRTDFRVMVSGLPPTGSWQDLKDHMREAGDVCYADVYRDGTGVVEFVNRDDMQFAVKHLDDTKFRSHEGETAYIRVKIDGSQSPRRLRSRSRDRERRRSPSYSPRYRSRSRSISPQRRSYSNSPRRSRSR
- the LOC100176319 gene encoding serine/arginine-rich splicing factor 1B isoform X2 — encoded protein: MSSRDDVDCRVYVGNLPPDVREKDVEDLFYKYGSIRHVNLKNRRGPPFAFVEFEDRRDAEDSVHGRNGYNFDGYKLRVEHPRGNGPSQRPAYGMSSFRARGGPPSRRTDFRVMVSGLPPTGSWQDLKDHMREAGDVCYADVYRDGTGVVEFVNRDDMQFAVKHLDDTKFRSHEGETAYIRVKIDGSQSPRRLRSRSRDRERRRSPSYSPRYRSRSRSISPQRRSYSNSPRRSRSR